One genomic segment of Ctenopharyngodon idella isolate HZGC_01 chromosome 7, HZGC01, whole genome shotgun sequence includes these proteins:
- the LOC127515656 gene encoding mucin-2-like, protein MSSTSMLVSPSTTSAVQSSSTVTHVSTDSLTTISASTPSSTFSSSMPKPPTTTSTSHISSTSISISTTTAATSTIISAMPLVSSTSRFTPKVTTPKVHSSSTGKSIPSTPKMSTPLPTFSTGMTTPLTQTSSVQNSSNITSMPTTPTTQTSTTPSTTSPTSTILKTSTLTLSPGCNCHWSDWNDFGGSTTGLDGGEIVPIERITDTSSSICSALKDIECRAKRYPGVPLTQLGQVVKCNTNDGFVCLNKHQGLAQQCYDYEIRAFCCDENCGNITTQSLRTDATTMSSTSMLVSPSTTSAVQSSSTVTHVSTDSLTTISASTPSSTFSSSMPKPPTTTSTSHISSTSVLTVVK, encoded by the exons ATGTCATCAACAAGCATGCTTGtgtcaccaagtacaacatcaGCAGTCCAAAGTTCCTCCACAGTTACACATGTATCAACAGATTCATTAACAACAATTTCTGCTAGTACACCTTCATCAACATTTTCAAGCAGCATGCCTAAACCACCAACTACGACATCAACAAGCCATATTTCCTCCACAAGCATAAGCATATCAACAACTACAGCAGCAACTTCCACAATAATTTCTGCCATGCCTTTAGTTTCTTCAACAAGCAGGTTTACCCCAAAAGTTACTACACCAAAAGTCCATAGTTCCTCTACTGGTAAAAGCATACCCTCAACTCCAAAAATGTCTACACCTTTACCAACGTTTTCAACTGGCATGACTACACCACTGACTCAAACTTCTTCAGTCCAAAATTCCTCTAATATTACAAGCATGCCTACAACTCCAACAACACAAACATCTACAACTCCATCAACAACTTCTCCAACATCCACAATATTGAAAACAAGCACCCTTACTCTTAGCCCTGGATGTAATTGTCATTGGTCAGATTGGAATGACTTTGGCGGTTCAACAACAGGTCTTGACGGTGGTGAAATAGTACCTATTGAAAGAATAACTGACACCTCTTCTAGCATCTGCTCAGCTCTCAAGGACATAGAATGCCGTGCAAAACGTTATCCTGGAGTTCCTCTTACACAGCTTGGCCAGGTTGTGAAATGCAATACAAACGATGGATTCGTTTGCTTGAACAAACACCAAGGCCTTGCACAGCAATGTTATGACTATGAGATCAGAGCATTCTGTTGTGATGAAAACTGTGGCAACATCACAACACAGTCCTTAAGGACAGATGCGACAACAATGTCATCAACAAGCATGCTTGtgtcaccaagtacaacatcaGCAGTCCAAAGTTCCTCCACAGTTACACATGTATCAACAGATTCATTAACAACAATTTCTGCTAGTACACCTTCATCAACATTTTCAAGCAGCATGCCTAAACCACCAACTACGACATCAACAAGCCATATTTCCTCCACAAGC GTCTTGACGGTGGTGAAATAG